A genomic window from Streptomyces mirabilis includes:
- a CDS encoding cupredoxin domain-containing protein codes for MTFTPLHRGHTAAALASACTLLALAGCSNGGNGNNPATTSAPPAASSTGPAAARIVIENFAFTPANLRVRPGTKITVVNRDSVTHTVTATGDKKFDTGSIAGDATATFTAPSAPGGYSYICTIHPNMKGTLTVG; via the coding sequence ATGACCTTCACCCCACTGCACCGGGGCCACACCGCCGCTGCCCTGGCGAGCGCCTGCACCCTGCTGGCCCTGGCCGGCTGCTCGAACGGCGGCAACGGCAACAACCCGGCCACCACCAGCGCCCCGCCCGCCGCCTCCAGCACCGGCCCCGCCGCGGCACGCATCGTGATCGAGAACTTCGCCTTCACCCCGGCGAACCTCCGCGTACGCCCCGGAACGAAGATCACCGTCGTCAACCGCGACTCCGTAACGCACACCGTGACCGCGACCGGGGACAAGAAGTTCGACACCGGCAGCATCGCAGGCGACGCAACGGCCACCTTCACCGCACCGTCCGCACCCGGCGGCTACTCCTACATCTGCACCATCCACCCGAACATGAAGGGCACCCTCACGGTGGGCTGA
- a CDS encoding Ku protein, with translation MKEVPLPTAKAIEIVAFVPAASIDPVRLSADSYLVQYDGPVAAKPYVLIARALARNTKVAVAKPAWHGRECLVLLRVRDGALVAHVLKWDDEVRDPSELAPKDVTVTDSEIDEALQLVDSRTTDGISGYQDEYRKSLEAVLEAKAEGRQPLEPSTEAEEPGGQVVDLIGPAGECPQGAGSARRGRG, from the coding sequence CTGAAAGAAGTGCCGCTGCCGACCGCGAAGGCGATCGAGATCGTCGCGTTCGTGCCGGCCGCGTCGATCGACCCGGTGCGGCTGAGCGCCGACAGCTACCTCGTGCAGTACGACGGCCCGGTCGCGGCGAAGCCGTACGTGCTGATCGCCCGGGCGCTGGCCCGCAACACGAAGGTGGCCGTGGCGAAGCCGGCGTGGCACGGGCGGGAGTGCCTGGTGCTGCTGCGGGTGCGGGACGGGGCGCTGGTCGCGCACGTGCTCAAGTGGGACGACGAGGTGCGCGACCCCTCCGAGCTCGCCCCGAAGGACGTCACGGTCACGGACTCCGAGATCGACGAGGCGCTTCAGCTGGTCGACTCGAGGACGACGGACGGCATCTCTGGCTACCAGGACGAGTACCGGAAGTCCCTGGAAGCAGTGCTCGAGGCGAAGGCCGAAGGCCGGCAGCCGCTCGAACCGAGCACCGAGGCTGAGGAGCCGGGCGGCCAGGTCGTCGACCTGATCGGCCCTGCAGGAGAGTGTCCGCAAGGCGCAGGCAGCGCGCGGCGAGGACGCGGGTGA
- a CDS encoding DUF6233 domain-containing protein, which translates to MLRRATTTQHQRRRPVPRDEARRLLTSGVRACTHSTPEAQLRIPG; encoded by the coding sequence ATCCTGAGACGAGCAACGACGACACAGCATCAACGACGACGCCCCGTCCCGCGCGACGAAGCACGCCGGCTCCTCACCTCAGGCGTGCGCGCCTGCACCCACTCCACACCCGAGGCTCAGCTCCGCATCCCAGGCTGA
- a CDS encoding class I SAM-dependent methyltransferase gives MTATLPRVLPSPDGKPVPPPGTAEAFRAFARDLAAGRRPWTAETAQFITAQFDQFAAHWDTTRATGRDDPVRDALARGGPMPQGPCLELGSGTGLFTPILTGAFPRVVSVDLSMRMLQQANGRSPWRVRADASGLPLATASVAVIAAIDMLLFPAEIARVLAPGGVLLWINQLGYDGPLYLPVSTVDAALPGTWQATESEAGWGSWAVLRRTR, from the coding sequence GTGACTGCCACCTTGCCGCGTGTCCTGCCCAGCCCGGACGGCAAACCGGTTCCACCGCCCGGCACCGCCGAGGCTTTCCGGGCCTTCGCCCGTGACCTGGCTGCCGGCCGACGGCCGTGGACCGCCGAAACGGCTCAATTCATCACCGCTCAGTTCGACCAGTTCGCCGCCCACTGGGACACCACCCGCGCCACCGGCCGCGACGACCCCGTACGCGACGCCCTCGCTCGCGGCGGACCGATGCCCCAGGGCCCGTGTCTCGAACTCGGCTCGGGCACCGGCCTGTTCACCCCTATACTGACGGGCGCTTTCCCACGGGTGGTCAGCGTGGACCTGTCGATGCGCATGCTGCAGCAGGCCAACGGCCGTTCCCCGTGGCGTGTCCGGGCCGACGCGAGCGGGCTGCCGCTGGCCACCGCATCCGTCGCTGTCATTGCGGCGATCGACATGCTGCTGTTCCCGGCCGAGATCGCCCGCGTCCTGGCGCCCGGCGGGGTACTGCTGTGGATCAATCAGCTCGGCTACGACGGGCCGCTGTACCTTCCCGTATCCACCGTTGATGCGGCTCTGCCCGGCACTTGGCAGGCGACGGAGTCCGAGGCGGGCTGGGGCAGCTGGGCCGTTCTGCGCCGCACCCGCTGA
- a CDS encoding DUF5990 family protein yields the protein MPAERAAVRLLLPRAPAAGAAAEGGARVNPGLLVGRLGLTDPRGNPLCARVVPPAIIRTAAMAD from the coding sequence GTGCCCGCAGAACGAGCAGCGGTCAGGCTGCTTCTTCCCCGGGCGCCCGCAGCGGGAGCGGCGGCCGAAGGGGGCGCGCGGGTAAACCCGGGCTTGCTTGTCGGACGCCTCGGCCTGACCGACCCACGCGGCAACCCTCTGTGCGCACGAGTCGTGCCCCCGGCCATCATCCGGACCGCCGCAATGGCCGACTAG
- a CDS encoding DinB family protein gives MDREIIHAELRQASATFHQLLESATAEDLRRRSKGTRWTNEQLLYHMLFGYIVVRALLPLVCLFGRLPPGASRAWARLLNTATRPFDVINYLGAVAGARVYNHRRMGAKLDRTLTALHRHLDAAPDAKLARTMGFPTRWDPFFKDVMTLEEVYRYPTQHFDFHRAQLTVGAQA, from the coding sequence ATGGACAGAGAGATCATCCACGCAGAACTGCGGCAGGCTAGTGCTACGTTCCACCAGCTTCTGGAGTCGGCCACAGCCGAGGACTTGCGTCGCCGGAGCAAGGGAACCCGTTGGACCAACGAGCAGCTGCTCTACCACATGCTGTTCGGCTATATCGTCGTGCGGGCCTTGCTTCCGTTGGTGTGCCTGTTCGGTCGCCTTCCCCCGGGAGCAAGCCGTGCGTGGGCACGTTTACTGAACACCGCCACCCGCCCCTTCGACGTGATCAACTACCTCGGAGCCGTGGCCGGCGCCCGGGTCTACAACCACCGGCGTATGGGAGCGAAGCTCGATCGGACGCTGACAGCCCTTCATCGCCATCTGGATGCCGCGCCGGACGCGAAGTTGGCACGGACGATGGGCTTTCCGACGCGGTGGGATCCGTTCTTCAAGGACGTGATGACCCTCGAAGAGGTGTACCGCTATCCGACTCAGCACTTTGACTTCCACCGCGCCCAGCTCACTGTGGGGGCTCAGGCGTAA
- a CDS encoding ClpX C4-type zinc finger protein: protein MVAGPDVWICSDCVARCGEILAQPADTGA, encoded by the coding sequence CTGGTCGCCGGGCCCGACGTGTGGATCTGTTCCGACTGCGTCGCCCGGTGCGGCGAGATCCTCGCCCAGCCCGCCGACACGGGAGCCTGA